A single Sphingomonas kaistensis DNA region contains:
- a CDS encoding MipA/OmpV family protein, giving the protein MKNLSSAAAALFVLIFAATPALAQEERKDLRVRVGLGAQFKPAYPGADKADLRPLFDFDLAKGTEEFRIETPDDRFGVRLVSAGRLSAGAVASYQGSRKDKDVGAPVGKVDASIELGGYADYLVNDSLRVRGELVKGVTGHEGIAGQVGVDHFWRDGDRYAVTLGPRLLFSDAKYQRAYFGVSPAAAAATGLSAYRPGGGIHAVALASGVQTQFGPRWGLFGYARAERLIGDAAKSPLVRTYGSRNQLSAGAGISYAFTVKR; this is encoded by the coding sequence ATGAAGAACCTGTCCTCCGCCGCCGCCGCCCTGTTCGTCCTCATTTTCGCGGCGACCCCCGCGCTGGCCCAGGAGGAGCGCAAGGATCTGCGCGTCCGGGTTGGATTGGGAGCGCAGTTCAAGCCGGCGTATCCCGGTGCGGACAAGGCCGATTTGAGGCCCTTGTTCGATTTCGACCTTGCCAAGGGCACCGAGGAATTCCGCATCGAAACTCCCGATGACCGCTTCGGCGTGCGACTGGTGTCGGCCGGGCGTCTGTCGGCGGGCGCGGTGGCAAGTTATCAGGGCAGCCGCAAGGACAAGGATGTCGGCGCGCCGGTGGGCAAGGTCGATGCCTCGATCGAGCTTGGCGGTTATGCCGATTATCTCGTCAATGACAGCCTGCGGGTACGCGGCGAGCTGGTGAAGGGCGTGACCGGGCACGAGGGGATCGCGGGGCAGGTCGGCGTGGATCATTTCTGGCGCGACGGCGACCGCTATGCGGTGACGCTGGGCCCGCGCCTCCTGTTCTCGGACGCCAAATATCAGCGGGCCTATTTCGGCGTGAGCCCGGCGGCGGCGGCCGCAACGGGGCTATCGGCCTATCGGCCGGGTGGCGGGATCCACGCGGTGGCGCTGGCGAGCGGCGTGCAGACCCAGTTCGGGCCGCGCTGGGGCCTATTCGGCTATGCCCGGGCGGAACGGCTGATCGGCGACGCGGCCAAGTCGCCGCTGGTCCGCACCTACGGCTCGCGCAATCAGCTGTCGGCGGGTGCCGGCATCAGCTACGCGTTCACGGTGAAGCGCTGA
- a CDS encoding YbhB/YbcL family Raf kinase inhibitor-like protein, translating to MLENIPHWLGAALSGLRAGHDKLTLSRLDLTGAETLHLSSPAFAPGGRLPPRFTADGEGISPPLVWGELPPGTDSLALIVEDPDAPAPRPLVHAIVVDIAPALGSLAEGAIRPDGDGADGKDVGTNSYFAQGWLAPDPPTGHGSHDYVFQLLALSAGDSGDPSPGRGDFLERVEGRILGAGVLIGTYSREEEAPVGSVGGAASITA from the coding sequence ATGCTCGAAAACATTCCCCACTGGCTCGGCGCAGCCCTCTCCGGCCTCCGCGCCGGCCACGACAAGCTGACCCTCTCGCGGCTCGACCTCACCGGCGCCGAGACGCTTCATCTCTCCAGCCCCGCCTTCGCCCCCGGCGGTCGCCTTCCCCCGCGCTTCACTGCCGATGGCGAAGGCATCTCTCCGCCATTGGTCTGGGGCGAGCTTCCGCCCGGCACCGACAGCCTCGCGCTGATCGTCGAAGACCCCGACGCCCCCGCCCCGCGCCCGCTGGTCCACGCCATCGTCGTCGACATCGCGCCTGCGCTCGGGAGCCTGGCCGAAGGCGCGATCCGGCCCGACGGCGACGGCGCCGACGGCAAGGACGTCGGCACCAACTCCTATTTCGCCCAAGGCTGGCTCGCCCCCGATCCCCCGACCGGCCACGGCAGCCACGACTATGTGTTTCAATTGCTCGCGCTCAGCGCCGGCGACAGCGGCGATCCCAGCCCCGGCCGAGGCGATTTCCTCGAGCGGGTCGAGGGCCGCATCCTTGGCGCGGGGGTGTTGATCGGGACCTATTCGCGGGAAGAGGAAGCGCCGGTGGGTTCGGTTGGGGGTGCGGCGTCAATAACAGCCTGA
- the fdxA gene encoding ferredoxin FdxA: protein MTYVVTDACIRCKYMDCVEVCPVDCFYEGENMLVINPNECIDCGVCEPECPAEAILPDTEGGNEKWLELNATFSSQWPNITRKKDSPADADEFKGKDGKYDEYFSPEPGEGD, encoded by the coding sequence ATGACCTACGTCGTCACCGACGCCTGCATCCGCTGCAAATATATGGACTGCGTCGAGGTCTGTCCGGTCGACTGCTTCTATGAGGGCGAGAACATGCTCGTCATCAACCCCAACGAATGCATCGACTGCGGCGTGTGCGAGCCCGAATGTCCGGCCGAAGCGATCCTGCCCGACACCGAAGGCGGCAATGAGAAGTGGCTGGAGCTGAACGCCACTTTCTCCAGCCAATGGCCGAACATCACTCGCAAGAAGGACAGCCCGGCCGACGCTGACGAGTTCAAAGGCAAGGACGGCAAATACGACGAATACTTCTCGCCCGAACCCGGCGAAGGCGACTGA
- a CDS encoding zf-TFIIB domain-containing protein has product MAMKCPVDGNTLQMSERSGIEIDYCPECRGVWLDRGELDKIIAKSVEADAPTQVPQAPQTPPPPMSPQGGPWTQPGYPPQQPYGHDPRYGHKGYKRKKSFLEQIFD; this is encoded by the coding sequence ATGGCCATGAAATGCCCCGTCGACGGAAACACCTTGCAGATGAGCGAGCGATCCGGAATCGAGATCGATTATTGCCCCGAATGCCGCGGCGTGTGGCTGGACCGGGGCGAGCTCGACAAGATCATCGCCAAATCGGTCGAAGCCGACGCGCCGACCCAGGTTCCCCAGGCCCCGCAGACCCCGCCGCCGCCGATGTCGCCGCAGGGCGGTCCGTGGACGCAGCCTGGCTATCCGCCGCAGCAGCCTTACGGCCACGACCCGCGTTACGGGCACAAAGGCTACAAGCGGAAGAAGAGCTTCCTCGAGCAGATCTTCGACTGA
- a CDS encoding helicase-related protein, which yields MAARYDGIVRAVLGPTNTGKTHLAIERMCAHSSGVIGFPLRLLAREVYDRVVKLKGEAQVALLTGEERIAPPTARYWLCTAESMPVPSPSAQPGGTDGPKDFAFCAIDEAQLGTDPERGHVFTDRMLRARGREETLILGSASLKPLVRQLIPDAEIVSRPRFSTLRYGGSVKLSRLPPRSAIVAFSAEQVYALAEMLRRFKGGAAVVMGALSPATRNAQVDMFMRGEVDYLVATDAVGMGLNMDVAHVAFAGLDKFDGRRERRLTIPEMAQIAGRAGRHQRDGTFGTLGLGGDNGPAFTDEEINAIEEHRFRPLDHLYWRSADLDFTDVTALIRSLEARSDDPLLRPAPPGIDLAVLKALAEDPAVADRKGVVARRLWAACGLPDFRKVGPMHHARTVRRIFTSIAAGGHVSQDWFAAEVSRLDNVSGDIEALADRLAGVRSWAYIAHRADWLAEPARWAERTRYVESRLSDALHAALTQRFVDRRTAVLVRDIGARGADALPVTVAADGEVSVGPEPIGHLTGFDFKVDPAARLADKRLLLAAAERRLGDELDRRARDLCAGEDTRFTLFSPAGGDIGIAADGHLLARLAPGRSLTEPALRTVRALDRLSAPARAQLRAHMESWLERQVKRHVGDLARLSAASSDRHYGPPVRALTAMLADAGGLLPRKALAEPIGQLDRPMRAALHKLKVRLGALDVYAPSLMKPEAQRWRAALIAVRSGLAMPALPRPGASVLPAEADRFGAALAYRRFGDHWLRVDLADRLAAFAHQARAGYQKGSETPFDPIDRALATSLGLSTDALARLMAEVGFREHSGTWAWRGTHARSRTRPQPARPGNAFAALAGLKR from the coding sequence ATGGCCGCGCGTTACGACGGCATTGTCAGGGCGGTCCTCGGGCCCACCAACACCGGCAAGACCCACTTGGCGATCGAGCGGATGTGCGCCCACTCATCGGGCGTCATCGGCTTCCCGCTGCGCCTGCTCGCCCGCGAAGTCTACGACCGCGTGGTGAAGCTCAAGGGCGAAGCCCAGGTTGCGCTGCTGACCGGCGAAGAACGCATCGCTCCGCCCACCGCGCGCTACTGGCTGTGCACCGCCGAAAGCATGCCGGTGCCCTCGCCCTCGGCCCAGCCGGGCGGGACCGACGGACCCAAGGACTTCGCCTTTTGCGCCATCGACGAAGCGCAGCTCGGCACCGATCCCGAACGCGGCCACGTCTTCACCGACCGCATGCTCCGCGCCCGTGGCCGCGAGGAGACGCTGATCCTCGGTTCGGCAAGCCTCAAGCCCCTCGTCCGCCAGCTCATCCCCGACGCGGAAATCGTCAGCCGCCCGCGCTTCTCGACGCTGCGCTACGGCGGCTCGGTCAAGCTCTCCCGCCTGCCCCCGCGCTCCGCGATCGTCGCCTTCTCGGCCGAGCAGGTCTATGCGCTGGCCGAAATGCTGCGCCGCTTCAAAGGCGGCGCGGCGGTGGTGATGGGCGCGCTGTCGCCGGCCACCCGCAACGCGCAGGTCGACATGTTCATGCGCGGCGAGGTCGATTATCTCGTCGCCACCGACGCGGTTGGCATGGGCCTCAACATGGACGTCGCCCACGTCGCCTTTGCCGGCCTCGACAAGTTCGACGGCCGCCGCGAACGCCGCCTGACCATCCCCGAAATGGCCCAGATCGCCGGCCGCGCCGGGCGCCACCAGCGCGACGGCACCTTCGGCACCTTGGGCCTCGGCGGCGATAACGGCCCGGCCTTCACCGACGAAGAAATCAACGCGATCGAGGAGCATCGCTTCCGCCCGCTCGACCATCTCTACTGGCGCTCGGCCGACCTCGACTTCACCGACGTCACCGCGCTGATCCGCAGCCTCGAAGCGCGCAGCGACGACCCCCTGCTCCGCCCCGCCCCGCCGGGGATCGACCTCGCCGTCCTGAAAGCCCTCGCCGAAGATCCCGCCGTCGCCGACCGCAAGGGCGTCGTCGCGCGGCGGTTGTGGGCGGCGTGCGGCCTGCCCGACTTCCGCAAGGTCGGGCCGATGCACCATGCCCGCACCGTCCGCCGCATCTTCACCTCGATCGCCGCTGGCGGCCACGTCAGCCAAGACTGGTTCGCCGCCGAGGTCAGCCGCCTCGACAATGTCTCGGGCGATATCGAAGCCCTCGCCGACCGCCTCGCGGGGGTGCGCAGCTGGGCTTACATCGCCCACCGCGCCGACTGGCTGGCCGAGCCCGCACGGTGGGCCGAGCGCACCCGCTACGTCGAATCGCGCCTGTCCGACGCCCTCCACGCCGCGCTGACCCAGCGCTTCGTCGATCGCCGCACCGCTGTCCTCGTCCGCGACATCGGCGCGCGCGGGGCCGACGCGCTGCCCGTCACCGTCGCCGCCGACGGCGAGGTCAGCGTCGGGCCCGAACCGATCGGCCATCTCACCGGCTTCGACTTCAAGGTCGATCCCGCCGCCCGCCTCGCCGACAAGCGCCTGCTCCTCGCCGCCGCCGAACGCCGCCTGGGCGACGAGCTCGATCGCCGCGCCCGCGACCTTTGCGCCGGGGAAGACACTCGCTTCACCCTGTTCTCTCCCGCAGGCGGCGATATTGGGATCGCCGCCGACGGCCATCTCCTCGCCCGCCTCGCGCCGGGCCGCAGCCTGACCGAGCCCGCGCTGCGCACCGTCCGCGCGCTCGACCGCCTGTCCGCCCCGGCCCGCGCCCAGCTCCGCGCCCACATGGAAAGCTGGCTCGAACGGCAGGTGAAGCGCCACGTCGGCGACCTCGCCCGCCTCTCCGCCGCTTCCTCCGACCGCCATTACGGCCCGCCCGTCCGCGCGCTGACCGCGATGCTCGCCGACGCCGGCGGCCTCCTGCCGCGCAAGGCGCTGGCCGAACCGATCGGCCAGCTCGACCGCCCGATGCGCGCCGCGCTGCACAAATTGAAAGTCCGGTTGGGCGCGCTCGACGTCTATGCCCCCAGCCTGATGAAGCCCGAAGCGCAACGCTGGCGCGCGGCCCTCATCGCGGTGCGCAGCGGCTTGGCCATGCCGGCGCTGCCCCGCCCCGGCGCCTCGGTCCTCCCGGCAGAGGCCGACCGCTTCGGCGCCGCGCTCGCCTACCGCCGCTTCGGCGACCACTGGCTGCGCGTCGATCTCGCCGACCGCCTCGCCGCCTTCGCCCATCAGGCCCGCGCCGGATATCAAAAGGGATCGGAAACCCCGTTCGACCCCATTGACCGCGCGCTCGCCACCTCGCTCGGCCTGTCGACCGACGCCCTCGCCCGGCTGATGGCCGAAGTCGGTTTCCGCGAGCATTCGGGCACCTGGGCCTGGCGCGGGACGCACGCCCGCAGCCGCACGCGTCCGCAGCCCGCACGCCCCGGCAACGCCTTCGCCGCGCTCGCGGGGCTTAAGCGCTAG
- a CDS encoding RNA-binding S4 domain-containing protein, with protein sequence MRLDRYLFFIRLLKTRTQAQELLHQGRTRIDGRRVEKVSEIVRVGATITLPLRGAIRVIRVLSLPARRGPSPEARACYEELGVDDGDRAA encoded by the coding sequence ATGCGGCTCGACCGCTACCTGTTCTTCATCCGCCTGCTCAAAACCCGCACCCAGGCGCAGGAATTGCTGCACCAGGGCCGCACCCGGATCGACGGTCGCCGGGTCGAGAAAGTCTCCGAAATCGTCCGCGTCGGCGCCACCATCACCTTGCCCTTACGCGGCGCAATTCGCGTCATCCGCGTCCTCTCCCTCCCCGCCCGCCGCGGCCCCTCGCCCGAAGCCCGTGCCTGTTACGAAGAGCTGGGCGTTGACGATGGCGACAGAGCGGCATAG
- a CDS encoding alpha/beta hydrolase fold domain-containing protein — MTMNSTFRAFALSTLALPVLALGACSTMPGMAMTDPMSMTSPRDANAAPPPVPTTAMTTPPRASADMQAVLDALASLQPQPLTAITPATARTQPSFADAYAKVVAQRGMMLKTNAVTTTEMAYGSDPEQKVRVYRPAGTTERSNLPVVVYYHGGGWVIADLDVYDAAPRAIAERMRAVVVSVEYRHAPEDKFPAQHEDAAMAYKYVLDNAARWGGDTRRLATLGESAGGNLAVATAIYARDMRWPMPDHIVSVYPIANSTPNLPSRIDSAQAKPLNTAALNWFGYYYMRTKADGQDPRLNLVAANLRGLPPTTIINAEADPLRSDGETLAAAMRRAGVAVEQRTWAGTTHEFFGMDKVVRGAREAQDWAITRMQASMR; from the coding sequence ATGACAATGAATTCCACGTTCCGTGCGTTCGCCCTGTCGACGCTCGCCCTCCCCGTGCTCGCGCTTGGCGCCTGCTCGACCATGCCCGGCATGGCCATGACCGACCCGATGAGCATGACCTCGCCGCGCGACGCCAATGCCGCCCCGCCGCCCGTTCCCACCACCGCGATGACCACCCCGCCCCGCGCCAGCGCGGACATGCAGGCCGTGCTCGACGCACTCGCCTCGCTCCAGCCGCAACCGCTGACCGCCATCACCCCGGCGACGGCACGCACGCAGCCTTCCTTCGCCGACGCCTATGCCAAGGTCGTGGCGCAGCGCGGCATGATGCTCAAAACGAACGCGGTTACCACGACCGAAATGGCCTATGGCAGCGATCCCGAGCAGAAAGTCCGGGTCTACCGCCCCGCCGGCACCACCGAACGGTCGAACCTGCCGGTAGTCGTCTATTATCACGGCGGCGGCTGGGTCATCGCCGACCTCGACGTCTATGACGCCGCCCCGCGCGCGATCGCCGAGCGGATGCGCGCGGTCGTGGTCTCGGTCGAGTATCGCCATGCGCCTGAAGACAAGTTCCCCGCGCAGCACGAAGATGCGGCGATGGCCTACAAATATGTCCTCGACAATGCCGCGCGCTGGGGCGGCGACACCCGCCGTCTCGCGACACTCGGCGAAAGCGCGGGCGGCAATCTCGCGGTCGCCACCGCCATCTACGCCCGCGACATGCGCTGGCCGATGCCCGACCATATCGTCTCGGTCTATCCAATCGCCAATTCGACCCCGAACCTCCCCTCGCGGATCGACTCGGCGCAGGCCAAGCCGCTCAACACCGCGGCGCTCAACTGGTTCGGCTATTACTACATGCGGACCAAAGCCGACGGGCAGGACCCCCGCCTGAACCTCGTCGCCGCCAACCTGCGCGGGCTTCCGCCGACCACGATCATTAACGCTGAGGCCGATCCGCTGCGCTCGGACGGCGAAACGCTGGCCGCCGCAATGCGCCGGGCAGGCGTTGCGGTCGAACAGCGGACCTGGGCCGGCACCACGCACGAATTCTTCGGCATGGACAAGGTCGTGCGCGGCGCGCGCGAAGCACAGGACTGGGCCATCACGCGGATGCAGGCCTCGATGCGCTAA
- the cysC gene encoding adenylyl-sulfate kinase gives MDLLRFITCGSVDDGKSTLIGRLLHDSAQLMEDQLAALTRDSKRVGTQGQEIDFALLVDGLAAEREQGITIDVAYRFFSSARRRFIVADCPGHEQYTRNMATGASTADAAVLLVDARKGVLTQTRRHAVICRMMGVRHLILAVNKMDLVGFDRARFEAIAAEGEALGAATAIPLSGLTGDNVFARSAAMDWYDGPTLMEALDALPSEVDEGDTPLRLPVQWVNRPHQDFRGYCGLIVGGSVQRGQDVRVLPSGRTSRVSAVLVGECAVERAEAGQSVTVTLTDDIDCSRGSVIVALHHAPEVSDQFEASLVWLAEEELLPGRGYWLQLASQSVTATVQPPKYELGIDTGAHLAARTLGLNAIGVVEFATDRPLVFEPYAKSRALGGFILIDKVTNATVACGMIHFALRRASNIHWQAIEVSREAHARQKGQKPCVVWLTGLSGAGKSTIANLVEKKLHALGKHSFLLDGDNVRHGLSRDLGFTEADRIENIRRVGEVARLMADAGLIVITAFISPFRAEREMVRAMLPPGEFLEVFVDTPLEDAERRDVKGLYAKARAGTLSNFTGIDSPYEPPLEPDLRIDTRALSAEDAAERIVRLLGH, from the coding sequence ATGGACCTGCTGCGCTTCATCACCTGCGGCAGCGTCGACGATGGCAAGTCGACCCTGATTGGGCGACTGCTGCACGACAGCGCGCAGTTGATGGAGGATCAGCTCGCCGCTCTGACCCGCGACAGCAAGCGGGTCGGCACGCAGGGGCAGGAGATCGACTTCGCGCTGCTGGTCGACGGGTTGGCGGCCGAGCGCGAGCAGGGCATCACCATCGATGTCGCGTATCGCTTTTTCTCCAGCGCGAGGCGGCGGTTCATCGTCGCCGATTGCCCGGGGCATGAGCAATATACGCGCAACATGGCGACGGGTGCGTCGACCGCCGATGCCGCGGTGCTGCTGGTCGATGCGAGGAAGGGCGTCCTGACGCAAACCCGCCGCCACGCCGTGATCTGCCGGATGATGGGGGTCCGGCACCTGATCCTGGCGGTCAACAAGATGGATCTGGTCGGCTTCGACCGGGCGCGGTTCGAGGCCATCGCGGCGGAGGGCGAGGCGCTGGGGGCGGCGACGGCTATTCCGCTGTCGGGGCTGACCGGCGACAATGTATTCGCGCGGTCGGCCGCAATGGACTGGTATGACGGCCCGACGCTGATGGAAGCGCTCGATGCGTTGCCGTCGGAGGTGGACGAAGGCGACACGCCGCTGCGGCTGCCGGTGCAATGGGTCAATCGCCCGCACCAGGATTTTCGCGGCTATTGCGGGCTGATCGTGGGCGGGAGCGTCCAGCGCGGGCAGGATGTGCGGGTCTTGCCCTCGGGGCGAACCAGCCGGGTGTCGGCGGTGCTGGTCGGCGAATGCGCGGTCGAGCGGGCGGAGGCCGGGCAATCGGTCACGGTGACCCTGACCGACGACATCGACTGCAGCCGCGGATCGGTGATCGTCGCGCTGCATCATGCGCCGGAAGTGTCCGATCAATTCGAAGCGAGCCTGGTGTGGCTGGCCGAAGAGGAATTGCTGCCCGGGCGCGGTTATTGGCTGCAGCTCGCCAGCCAGAGCGTCACCGCCACCGTCCAGCCGCCCAAATATGAGCTTGGCATCGACACCGGCGCGCATCTGGCCGCCCGAACGCTGGGACTGAACGCGATCGGGGTGGTCGAGTTTGCGACCGACCGGCCTTTGGTGTTCGAGCCTTATGCCAAGAGCCGCGCGCTCGGCGGGTTCATCCTGATCGACAAGGTCACCAACGCGACGGTTGCCTGCGGGATGATCCATTTTGCGCTTCGGCGGGCGAGCAATATCCACTGGCAGGCGATCGAGGTCAGCCGCGAGGCGCATGCCCGGCAGAAAGGGCAAAAGCCCTGCGTCGTGTGGCTGACCGGCCTGTCGGGGGCAGGCAAATCGACCATCGCCAATCTGGTCGAGAAGAAATTGCATGCGCTGGGCAAGCACAGCTTTCTCCTCGACGGGGACAATGTCCGGCACGGGCTGAGCCGCGATCTCGGGTTCACCGAGGCCGACCGGATCGAGAATATCCGCCGGGTGGGCGAGGTCGCGCGGCTGATGGCGGATGCAGGGCTGATCGTGATCACCGCGTTCATCTCGCCCTTCCGCGCCGAGCGCGAGATGGTCCGCGCGATGCTGCCGCCGGGCGAGTTCCTCGAGGTGTTCGTCGACACCCCGCTGGAGGACGCCGAACGGCGCGATGTGAAGGGGCTGTATGCCAAGGCGCGGGCCGGCACGCTCAGCAATTTCACAGGGATCGACAGCCCGTACGAGCCGCCGCTGGAGCCCGATCTTCGCATCGACACGCGCGCGCTGAGCGCCGAGGACGCGGCGGAGCGAATCGTTCGTCTGCTTGGGCACTGA
- the thiC gene encoding phosphomethylpyrimidine synthase ThiC translates to MADVPARTELKVTTGPIRGSKKIHVGPLKVAMRQIHLEPSSGEAPVTVYDPSGPYTDPDARIDIMAGLPELRRDWIRARGDVEEVTQREVRPEDNGQLGPDRSGGVAPFPNVRKRVLRARTGANVTQMHYARRGIITPEMEYVAIRENLGREQALKAPRDGESFGAAIPDFVTPEFVRDEVARGRAIIPANINHPEAEPMAIGRNFLVKINANIGNSAVASDVAAEVDKMVWSIRWGADTVMDLSTGRNIHDTREWILRNSPVPIGTVPIYQALEKVGGIAEDLNWDIFRDTLIEQAEQGVDYFTIHAGVRLPYVPLTAKRVTGIVSRGGSIMAKWCLAHHRESFLYERFDEICEIMKAYDVSFSLGDGLRPGSIADANDEAQFAELFTLGELTKKAWEHDCQVMIEGPGHVPMHKIKENMDKQLAVCGEAPFYTLGPLTTDIAPGYDHITSGIGAAMIGWFGTAMLCYVTPKEHLGLPDRDDVKVGVVTYKLAAHAADLAKGHPAAKVRDDALSRARFEFRWRDQFNLSLDPDTAEEYHDQTLPAEGAKTAHFCSMCGPKFCSMKITQEVRDFAAKQNAPLENSIAVEEAEQGMAAMSRVYNETGRELYIGSGGREHD, encoded by the coding sequence ATGGCTGACGTACCCGCTCGCACTGAACTCAAGGTCACCACCGGCCCGATCCGCGGCTCGAAGAAAATCCACGTCGGCCCGCTCAAAGTGGCGATGCGGCAGATCCACCTCGAGCCCTCGTCCGGCGAAGCGCCCGTTACGGTCTACGACCCCTCAGGCCCCTACACCGACCCCGATGCGCGGATCGACATCATGGCTGGCCTGCCCGAGCTTCGCCGCGACTGGATCCGCGCCCGCGGCGACGTCGAGGAAGTGACCCAGCGCGAAGTCCGCCCCGAAGACAACGGCCAGCTCGGCCCCGACCGCTCGGGCGGCGTCGCGCCCTTCCCCAACGTCCGCAAGCGCGTGCTCCGCGCCCGCACCGGCGCCAACGTCACCCAGATGCACTATGCCCGCCGCGGCATCATCACGCCCGAGATGGAATATGTCGCGATCCGCGAGAACCTCGGTCGCGAGCAGGCGCTTAAGGCACCGCGCGACGGCGAAAGCTTCGGCGCCGCCATCCCCGACTTCGTCACCCCCGAATTCGTCCGGGACGAAGTCGCCCGCGGCCGCGCGATCATCCCCGCCAACATCAACCACCCCGAAGCCGAGCCGATGGCGATCGGCCGCAACTTCTTGGTCAAGATCAACGCCAACATTGGCAATTCGGCCGTCGCCTCCGACGTCGCGGCCGAAGTCGACAAAATGGTCTGGTCGATCCGCTGGGGCGCGGACACGGTGATGGACCTCTCCACCGGCCGCAACATCCACGACACGCGCGAGTGGATCCTGCGCAACTCGCCGGTCCCGATCGGCACCGTCCCCATCTATCAGGCGCTCGAAAAAGTCGGCGGCATCGCCGAGGACCTCAACTGGGACATCTTCCGCGACACGTTGATCGAGCAGGCCGAACAGGGCGTCGACTATTTCACCATCCACGCCGGTGTCCGCCTGCCTTACGTACCGCTGACCGCCAAGCGCGTCACCGGCATCGTGTCGCGCGGCGGCTCGATCATGGCCAAATGGTGCCTTGCCCACCATCGCGAAAGCTTCCTCTACGAACGGTTCGACGAGATCTGCGAGATCATGAAGGCCTACGACGTCAGCTTTAGCCTCGGCGACGGCCTCCGCCCCGGCTCGATCGCCGACGCCAATGACGAAGCGCAGTTTGCCGAGCTCTTCACGCTTGGCGAACTGACCAAGAAAGCGTGGGAGCATGACTGCCAGGTCATGATCGAAGGCCCCGGCCACGTGCCGATGCACAAGATCAAGGAGAATATGGACAAGCAACTCGCCGTCTGCGGCGAAGCGCCTTTCTACACGCTCGGGCCGCTCACCACCGACATTGCGCCCGGCTACGACCACATCACCAGCGGCATTGGCGCGGCGATGATCGGCTGGTTCGGGACGGCGATGCTTTGTTACGTCACGCCCAAGGAGCATCTCGGCCTCCCCGACCGCGACGACGTCAAGGTCGGCGTCGTCACTTACAAGCTCGCCGCCCACGCCGCCGACCTCGCCAAGGGCCACCCCGCCGCCAAGGTCCGCGACGACGCCCTCTCCCGCGCCCGCTTCGAATTCCGCTGGCGCGACCAGTTCAATCTGTCGCTCGACCCCGACACGGCCGAGGAATATCACGACCAGACATTGCCCGCCGAAGGCGCCAAGACCGCGCATTTCTGCTCGATGTGCGGGCCCAAATTCTGCTCGATGAAGATCACGCAGGAAGTCCGCGACTTCGCCGCCAAGCAGAACGCCCCACTCGAAAACAGCATCGCGGTCGAAGAAGCCGAGCAAGGCATGGCCGCAATGAGCCGCGTCTATAACGAGACCGGGCGCGAGCTTTACATCGGCTCGGGTGGGCGCGAGCACGACTGA
- a CDS encoding DUF427 domain-containing protein — protein MAEAWWNDTLIARSDDIVTVEGNAYFPIAAVTPGVLQVSTTTSVCPWKGTASYYSIEANGAENRDAVWYYPEPKDAAKEIKDRVAFWKGVEVR, from the coding sequence ATGGCCGAAGCCTGGTGGAACGACACGCTGATCGCGCGCAGTGACGATATCGTCACCGTCGAGGGCAATGCCTATTTCCCGATCGCCGCGGTGACGCCCGGCGTGCTGCAGGTCAGCACCACGACCAGCGTCTGCCCTTGGAAAGGCACGGCATCCTACTATTCGATCGAAGCCAACGGCGCCGAGAACCGCGACGCGGTCTGGTATTATCCCGAGCCCAAGGACGCGGCGAAGGAAATCAAGGACCGGGTCGCGTTCTGGAAGGGCGTCGAGGTGCGGTGA
- a CDS encoding YdeI/OmpD-associated family protein gives MREGAAMGGEVTRGGLPILLFEDAAALERWLEAQPAEHPGLWLQFAKKGSGERSVSVQEAIDAGLCFGWIDGLKNRFDERFFLLRYTPRRARSKWSLINVERAEVLLNEGRVRPGGLRQIEAAKADGRWAAAYPPASRMEVPADLAAALEADPVAKAEFEALRGGERYSVLYRLHQVRGVEKRAVAVKTVLELIGSPPHSSGTSNL, from the coding sequence GTGAGGGAGGGCGCTGCGATGGGCGGGGAGGTGACACGCGGCGGGTTGCCGATCCTGTTGTTCGAGGATGCGGCAGCGCTGGAGCGGTGGCTTGAAGCGCAGCCGGCGGAGCATCCGGGCCTCTGGCTCCAGTTCGCCAAGAAGGGCAGCGGGGAGCGGTCGGTCAGCGTGCAGGAAGCGATCGACGCCGGGCTGTGCTTCGGCTGGATCGACGGGCTGAAGAACCGGTTCGACGAGCGCTTCTTCCTGCTGCGCTACACCCCGCGCCGGGCGCGGTCGAAATGGTCGTTGATCAATGTCGAGCGGGCCGAGGTGCTGCTGAACGAGGGGCGGGTGCGGCCGGGTGGGCTCAGGCAGATCGAGGCGGCGAAGGCGGATGGGCGCTGGGCGGCGGCTTATCCGCCGGCGAGCCGGATGGAAGTGCCGGCGGATTTGGCCGCGGCGCTGGAGGCGGACCCGGTAGCCAAGGCGGAGTTCGAGGCGCTGAGGGGCGGGGAGCGGTATTCGGTGCTGTACAGGCTGCATCAGGTGCGGGGGGTGGAGAAGCGGGCGGTGGCGGTGAAGACGGTCCTCGAACTAATTGGATCGCCACCGCATTCGTCGGGAACAAGCAATTTGTGA